In a single window of the Acyrthosiphon pisum isolate AL4f chromosome X, pea_aphid_22Mar2018_4r6ur, whole genome shotgun sequence genome:
- the LOC100573935 gene encoding uncharacterized protein LOC100573935: protein MLYTSDIFVCVLLCSLQGRLDGFPIPIRSRPNLDGVQSTAQPSASSCSPWTFSATRLHSSYRRDWISSTSLLLLPKTSHNRVSSLSDSNNGRDGIWSSDPLLQPTSDGQPVILSSEQRPYPSFDSKNMHRILYDSAQPSLTDNYMTTSALSDNKLKSSSMTSCAMRLSNFRLSKDEEPMILFDQNGKMYTNYYPPARRRAQQQ, encoded by the exons ATGTTATATACTtcagatatttttgtttgtgttCTTCTGTGTTCGCTACAAGGGCGGTTGGATGGTTTTCCCATACCAATACGAT CTAGGCCCAACCTGGATGGCGTGCAGTCCACTGCACAACCATCGGCTTCGTCCTGCAGTCCTTGGACGTTTTCCGCAACGCGACTGCATTCATCGTACAGACGTGACTGGATCTCATCCACTTCTCTACTATTATTACCAAAGACCAGCCACAATCGGGTTTCGTCGTTGTCCGATAGCAACAATGGTAGAGACGGGATTTGGTCGTCTGACCCGTTATTGCAGCCGACGTCCGACGGTCAACCTGTAATTCTGTCATCTGAACAGCGACCGTATCCTTCATTCGACAGTAAAAATATGCATAGGATATTGTATGATTCGGCCCAACCATCGCTGACCGATAACTACATGACCACTTCTGCGTTGTCCGACAACAAATTGAAGAGTTCGTCAATGACGTCGTGTGCCATGCGACTGTCCAACTTTCGTCTTTCAAAAGACGAAGAACCGATGATACTGTTTGACCAAAATGGCAAGATGTACACAAACTACTACCCCCCCGCCCGCCGTCGGGCACAGCAGCAATAA